A part of Streptomyces sp. NBC_01497 genomic DNA contains:
- a CDS encoding sugar phosphate isomerase/epimerase family protein, with amino-acid sequence MIRNKTVDAELAHRLSRRGMLGVTAGAGAAALLGLTAGTAGAAPTAAAGKKPAPTRPVLPPGRLGIQLYSLRDKVQQIGFASVFKELSEFGYDEIEYAGYTQGIGSISVKQVARLATSYGLNGIGSHVGYFTSDPNGYSFATSLGKVLDDAETLGLEHIGTASSPNRYGNTVDAWKRAAAEFNTYGEAAKARGMKFYQHNHGDEFAFASDNPDVRLYDVLLAETDPKFVFLEMDIYWAFTAQFRFSVTPQGKPRPFEPIDYVVEQPHRYPLFHVKDGVHDPEAGDGYDMVDVGDGDIDYKTFIQKVNATNKGRTSHHWQVEHDQPVDSLEFARKSADHLHALTEKTKG; translated from the coding sequence ATGATCCGCAACAAGACCGTCGACGCCGAGCTCGCCCACCGGCTGAGCAGACGCGGCATGCTCGGTGTCACCGCGGGCGCGGGGGCCGCCGCGCTGCTCGGCCTGACGGCGGGCACCGCGGGCGCCGCCCCGACGGCCGCCGCCGGCAAGAAGCCCGCGCCGACCCGGCCCGTACTGCCGCCGGGACGTCTCGGCATCCAGCTGTACTCGCTGCGCGACAAGGTCCAGCAGATCGGCTTCGCCTCCGTCTTCAAGGAGCTCTCGGAGTTCGGTTACGACGAGATCGAGTACGCCGGATACACCCAGGGCATCGGGTCCATCTCGGTGAAGCAGGTGGCGCGGCTCGCCACGAGCTACGGTCTCAACGGCATCGGCAGCCACGTCGGCTACTTCACCAGCGACCCGAACGGCTACAGCTTCGCCACCAGCCTCGGCAAGGTGCTGGACGACGCCGAGACCCTCGGCCTCGAACACATCGGAACCGCCTCCAGCCCCAACCGGTACGGCAACACGGTCGACGCGTGGAAGCGGGCCGCCGCTGAGTTCAACACGTACGGGGAGGCCGCCAAGGCGCGGGGCATGAAGTTCTACCAGCACAACCACGGCGACGAGTTCGCCTTCGCGTCCGACAACCCGGACGTGCGCCTGTACGACGTGCTGCTGGCGGAGACCGACCCGAAGTTCGTGTTCCTGGAGATGGATATCTACTGGGCCTTCACGGCGCAGTTCCGCTTCAGTGTCACGCCCCAGGGCAAGCCGCGGCCCTTCGAGCCGATCGACTACGTGGTCGAGCAGCCCCACCGCTATCCGCTCTTCCACGTCAAGGACGGCGTCCACGACCCCGAAGCGGGCGACGGATACGACATGGTCGACGTCGGTGACGGGGACATCGACTACAAGACGTTCATCCAGAAGGTCAACGCCACCAACAAGGGCCGCACGTCGCACCACTGGCAGGTGGAGCACGACCAGCCCGTGGACTCACTGGAGTTCGCCCGCAAGTCGGCGGACCACCTGCACGCCCTGACGGAGAAGACGAAGGGCTGA
- a CDS encoding nucleotide pyrophosphatase/phosphodiesterase family protein, with amino-acid sequence MTEPSPDRPVPLLVLDVVGLTPRLLEHMPHLERMARGGSRATLETVLPAVTCSAQSTFLTGTLPAEHGIVGNGWYFRELGDVLLWRQHNGLVRGDRLWDAARRTFPGYSVANICWWYAMGADTDWTVTPRPVYYADGRKEPDCYTRPPALHDELTAKLGTFPLFHFWGPGADLVSSQWIIDATRHILRTRAPDLALCYVPHLDYDLQRYGPDDPRSLRAAADLDTALAPLLDDARAAGRTVVALSEYGITKVSRSVDINRALRRAGLLEVHTQDGMEYLDPMASRAFAVADHQIAHVYIAKPERPGETAAVREALAGLDGIAELLDDAGKKRHGLDHPRAGELVAVAEPDAWFTYYYWLDDARAPDFAQLVEIHRKPGYDPVELFMDPHDPYVRLRAAAALARKKAGLRYRMAVVPLDASPIRGSHGRLPASDEEGPVLLCSTPGVVGGRVAATDVKSLLLGLADPHRPHKESRS; translated from the coding sequence ATGACCGAACCGTCTCCCGACCGCCCCGTGCCGCTCCTGGTCCTCGACGTCGTCGGCCTCACCCCGCGTCTGCTGGAGCACATGCCGCACCTGGAACGGATGGCGCGGGGCGGGTCGCGGGCCACTCTGGAGACGGTCCTGCCCGCCGTGACCTGCAGCGCCCAGTCCACGTTCCTCACCGGCACCCTTCCCGCCGAGCACGGCATCGTCGGCAACGGCTGGTACTTCCGCGAACTCGGTGACGTCCTGCTGTGGCGCCAGCACAACGGCCTCGTGCGGGGCGACCGGTTGTGGGACGCCGCCCGGCGCACGTTCCCCGGCTACAGCGTCGCCAACATCTGCTGGTGGTACGCGATGGGTGCCGACACCGACTGGACCGTCACACCACGCCCCGTCTACTACGCCGACGGCCGCAAGGAGCCGGACTGCTACACCCGGCCGCCCGCCCTGCACGACGAACTCACCGCGAAACTGGGCACGTTCCCGCTGTTCCACTTCTGGGGCCCCGGCGCTGACCTGGTCTCCTCGCAGTGGATCATCGATGCGACCCGGCACATCCTGCGCACCCGCGCCCCTGACCTCGCGCTGTGCTATGTGCCGCACCTCGACTACGACCTCCAGCGCTACGGCCCCGACGACCCGCGCTCCCTGCGCGCCGCCGCCGACCTCGACACGGCCCTCGCGCCACTGCTCGACGACGCGCGGGCGGCCGGGCGCACTGTCGTCGCGCTCTCCGAGTACGGCATCACGAAGGTCTCCCGGTCCGTCGACATCAACCGGGCCCTGCGCAGGGCCGGGCTGTTGGAGGTGCACACCCAGGACGGCATGGAGTACCTCGACCCGATGGCCTCCCGCGCCTTCGCCGTCGCCGACCACCAGATCGCCCACGTCTACATCGCGAAACCTGAGAGGCCCGGCGAGACAGCGGCCGTCCGGGAAGCACTGGCCGGACTCGACGGCATCGCCGAACTGCTCGATGACGCGGGCAAGAAGCGCCACGGCCTCGACCACCCGCGCGCGGGCGAACTGGTCGCCGTCGCGGAGCCGGACGCCTGGTTCACGTACTACTACTGGCTGGACGACGCGCGCGCCCCCGACTTCGCGCAGCTGGTCGAGATCCACCGCAAGCCCGGCTACGACCCGGTCGAGCTGTTCATGGATCCGCACGACCCCTATGTCCGGCTCAGGGCCGCCGCGGCGCTCGCCCGCAAGAAGGCGGGCCTGCGCTACCGGATGGCGGTCGTCCCGCTGGACGCCTCGCCGATCCGCGGCAGCCACGGCCGCCTTCCGGCGAGCGACGAGGAGGGCCCCGTCCTGTTGTGCTCCACCCCCGGAGTCGTCGGTGGCCGCGTCGCGGCGACCGATGTGAAATCCCTGCTCCTCGGGCTGGCAGACCCGCACCGACCACACAAGGAGTCCCGCTCATGA
- the eboE gene encoding metabolite traffic protein EboE — translation MRFRHPDGSTVHLAYCTNVHPAESLDGVLAQLRDHCEPVRRRLGRDRLGIGLWLARPAARTLVDDPARLRALRSELDRRGLEVVTLNGFPYDGFGSDQVKYRVYKPDWADPERLAYTTDLARLLAALLPDDVTEGTISTLPLAWRTAYDAEAARTAHRALVTLARRLDALEELTGKSIRIALEPEPGCTVETTADAIAPVVAVASDRIGVCVDTCHLATSFEDPLAALAALAAAGVTVPKTQLSAALHAEHPHLPEVRAALGAFAEPRFLHQTRTRTAAGLRGTDDLDEALVGDALPDGSPWRAHFHVPLHAPPAPPLSSTLDVLRVVLAGLVGVAEPRTRHLEVETYTWQALPAELRPRTRGRLADGIAAELVLARDLLTDLGLKELP, via the coding sequence ATGCGCTTCCGCCACCCCGACGGCTCCACCGTCCACCTCGCGTACTGCACGAACGTCCACCCGGCCGAGAGCCTCGACGGAGTGCTCGCCCAGCTGCGCGACCACTGCGAACCCGTCCGCAGGCGCCTCGGCCGCGACCGCCTCGGTATCGGCCTCTGGCTCGCGAGGCCCGCCGCCCGCACCCTCGTGGACGACCCCGCGCGGCTGCGCGCTCTGCGTTCCGAACTCGACCGGCGCGGTCTGGAGGTCGTGACCCTGAACGGCTTCCCCTACGACGGTTTCGGCTCGGACCAGGTCAAGTACCGCGTGTACAAGCCCGACTGGGCGGACCCGGAACGCCTGGCGTACACCACCGACCTCGCCAGGCTCCTCGCCGCGCTCCTGCCGGACGATGTCACCGAGGGCACCATCTCCACCCTGCCGCTCGCCTGGCGCACCGCCTACGACGCGGAGGCGGCCCGCACCGCGCACCGCGCGCTCGTCACCCTCGCCCGGCGGCTCGACGCGCTGGAGGAACTGACCGGCAAGTCCATCCGGATCGCCCTGGAGCCCGAGCCCGGCTGCACCGTGGAAACCACCGCGGACGCCATCGCGCCGGTCGTCGCCGTCGCCTCCGACCGGATCGGGGTGTGCGTCGACACCTGCCATCTGGCCACCTCCTTCGAGGACCCGCTCGCCGCCCTCGCCGCGCTGGCCGCCGCCGGCGTCACCGTCCCCAAGACGCAGCTGTCCGCGGCCCTGCACGCCGAACACCCGCACCTGCCGGAGGTCCGCGCCGCGCTCGGGGCGTTCGCGGAACCCCGCTTCCTGCACCAGACCCGCACGCGAACGGCGGCGGGCCTGCGCGGCACCGACGACCTGGACGAAGCCCTGGTCGGTGACGCGCTGCCCGACGGGTCGCCCTGGCGCGCCCACTTCCACGTACCGCTGCACGCGCCGCCCGCGCCGCCGCTCTCCTCGACGCTCGATGTGCTGCGCGTCGTGCTCGCCGGGCTGGTCGGCGTCGCCGAGCCGCGCACCCGCCACCTGGAGGTCGAGACCTACACCTGGCAGGCGCTCCCCGCCGAGCTGCGACCGCGCACCCGGGGCCGGCTAGCCGACGGCATCGCCGCCGAACTCGTCCTCGCCCGGGACCTGCTGACCGACCTCGGCCTCAAGGAGCTGCCATGA
- a CDS encoding TatD family hydrolase, translated as MRIFDPHIHMTSRTTDDYRAMYDSGVRALVEPSFWLGQPRTSPASFYDYFDALLGWEPFRAAQYGIAHHCTLALNPKEAGDPRCAPVLDALPRYLVKDGVVAVGEIGYDSMTPAEDHALAAQLQLAADHGLPALVHTPHRDKLTGLRRTVDAVRESALAPERVLLDHLNETTVKDAADSGCWLGFSIYPDTKMDEDRMVAVLKDHGTERVLVNSAADWGRSDPLKTRKVADAMLAAGFTDDDVEQVLWANPVAFYGQSGRLQLDVPAPAGERGAQHEGNSILRGGE; from the coding sequence ATGCGCATCTTCGACCCCCACATCCACATGACCTCCCGCACCACGGACGACTACCGGGCCATGTACGACAGCGGTGTGCGCGCCCTCGTGGAGCCGTCGTTCTGGCTCGGCCAGCCCCGCACCTCGCCGGCCAGCTTCTACGACTACTTCGACGCGCTGCTCGGCTGGGAGCCGTTCCGCGCGGCCCAGTACGGCATAGCCCACCACTGCACCCTCGCCCTCAACCCGAAGGAGGCGGGCGACCCGCGCTGCGCCCCCGTCCTCGACGCGCTGCCGCGCTACCTCGTCAAGGACGGTGTGGTCGCCGTCGGCGAGATCGGCTACGACTCGATGACCCCGGCCGAGGACCACGCCCTCGCCGCACAGCTCCAACTCGCCGCCGACCACGGCCTGCCCGCCCTGGTGCACACCCCGCACCGCGACAAGCTCACCGGGCTGCGCCGCACCGTCGACGCCGTACGCGAGTCGGCACTCGCACCCGAACGGGTACTGCTCGACCACCTCAACGAGACCACCGTCAAGGACGCCGCCGACAGCGGCTGCTGGCTCGGCTTCTCCATCTACCCCGACACCAAGATGGACGAGGACCGCATGGTCGCCGTCCTCAAGGACCACGGGACCGAGAGGGTCCTCGTCAACTCCGCCGCGGACTGGGGCAGGAGTGATCCGCTCAAGACCCGCAAGGTCGCCGACGCCATGCTCGCCGCCGGGTTCACCGACGACGACGTCGAACAGGTGCTGTGGGCCAACCCCGTGGCGTTCTACGGCCAGAGCGGCCGGCTCCAGCTCGACGTCCCGGCCCCGGCCGGCGAGCGGGGGGCGCAGCACGAGGGCAACTCCATCCTGCGCGGCGGGGAGTGA
- a CDS encoding EboA domain-containing protein, with translation MTPTRAALVPRLDGAGLAWLDAALTEAAAPGEGAWELRFAAAGRYCGQDNADDVRVLLLDRAGADLATLTRLYRQGSGAERRAVLLALPARVPGPGAVPLIEDALRANDTRLVAAAVGPYAADHLDPHAWRHAVLKCLFTGVPVEHVAALARRAAGDSELARMLADFAAERSAAGRTVPAGLHRVLALTGLES, from the coding sequence ATGACCCCCACCCGCGCCGCGCTCGTCCCCCGCCTCGACGGCGCGGGCCTGGCCTGGCTCGACGCCGCGCTCACCGAGGCCGCCGCACCGGGGGAGGGCGCCTGGGAACTCAGGTTCGCCGCCGCCGGTCGGTACTGCGGACAGGACAACGCCGACGACGTCCGCGTCCTGCTCCTCGACCGTGCCGGCGCGGACCTCGCGACACTGACCCGCCTCTACCGGCAGGGCAGCGGCGCCGAGCGGCGGGCCGTACTGCTCGCCCTGCCCGCACGCGTACCGGGTCCGGGGGCCGTGCCGCTCATCGAGGACGCCCTGCGTGCCAACGACACACGGCTCGTGGCCGCCGCCGTGGGGCCCTACGCGGCCGACCACCTGGACCCGCATGCATGGCGGCACGCCGTACTGAAGTGCCTGTTCACCGGGGTTCCGGTCGAGCACGTCGCCGCACTGGCCCGGCGCGCCGCGGGTGACAGCGAACTCGCCCGCATGCTCGCCGACTTCGCCGCTGAACGCAGCGCCGCCGGCCGCACCGTGCCGGCCGGCCTCCACCGCGTACTCGCCCTCACGGGACTGGAGTCCTGA
- a CDS encoding sugar phosphate isomerase/epimerase family protein encodes MSLRLGYGTNGLTDLRLTDALALLADLGYDGVGLTLDHMHLDPLAPDLGARTRAVAARLAALGLGVTVETGARYVLDSRRKHGPTLLDPDPEARAARVALLLSAVRVAADLGAHAVHCFSGVPAGGEDPALGWARLEEGFAPLLDAADRAGVPLAVEPEPGHLVGDLAAFHELRRRLGDPPSLGLTLDIGHCQCLEAATPAACVRDAAPWLRHVQIEDMRRGIHEHLPFGDGEIDFPPVLDALDAAGYQGLTVVELPRHSHAGPELARRSLEFLRSATDRAKGAAA; translated from the coding sequence ATGAGCCTCCGCCTCGGCTACGGCACCAACGGCCTCACCGACCTGCGCCTGACCGACGCCCTCGCGCTGCTCGCCGACCTCGGCTACGACGGCGTCGGCCTGACCCTCGACCACATGCACCTCGACCCGCTCGCCCCGGACCTCGGGGCCCGCACCCGCGCCGTCGCCGCACGGCTGGCGGCGCTCGGGCTCGGCGTCACCGTGGAGACCGGCGCGCGCTACGTCCTCGACTCCCGCCGCAAGCACGGGCCCACACTCCTCGACCCCGACCCCGAGGCGCGCGCCGCTCGGGTGGCGCTCCTGCTGAGTGCCGTACGCGTCGCCGCCGACCTCGGCGCACACGCGGTCCACTGTTTCAGCGGCGTGCCCGCCGGGGGCGAGGACCCGGCCCTCGGCTGGGCACGGCTCGAAGAGGGCTTCGCACCCCTGCTCGACGCGGCGGACCGCGCCGGGGTCCCGCTCGCCGTCGAACCCGAGCCCGGGCACCTCGTCGGCGACCTCGCGGCCTTCCACGAACTGCGGCGCCGCCTCGGCGATCCCCCCTCCCTCGGCCTCACGCTCGACATCGGCCACTGCCAGTGCCTGGAGGCGGCGACGCCCGCCGCCTGCGTACGCGACGCCGCTCCATGGCTGCGCCATGTGCAGATCGAGGACATGCGGCGCGGTATCCACGAACACCTGCCGTTCGGCGACGGCGAGATCGACTTCCCGCCCGTACTCGACGCCCTCGACGCCGCCGGCTACCAGGGACTCACCGTCGTGGAACTGCCCCGCCACTCCCACGCGGGCCCCGAACTCGCCCGTCGCTCCCTCGAATTCCTGCGATCAGCCACCGACCGTGCGAAGGGAGCTGCCGCATGA
- a CDS encoding SCO3242 family prenyltransferase, which translates to MSLLRRARDWAELLRVSALFTVPGDALAGVAAAGARPGRGTALVIGSSLCLYEAGMALNDWADRAEDAVDRPHRPIPSGRIAPRAALAAAGALTAAGLALAAVAGRRPLAVSAAIAATVWAYDLRLKHTVAGPVAMGAARSLDVLLGASATPEARGPGAVLPAALALGAHTAAVTTVSRGETQGGALAAPLAALATATTLSAALIRPPHRPGAPPRPGVRVPTRSAAGPAGVRAAELIAPVCGGSGDLTQARTGSGRVDPAGRLVVAGLAAAYLATTGRPAWHALLNPSPPLTQRAVGGGIRAMIPLQSALAARAGDPLTALAVAALAPLARLLARKVSPT; encoded by the coding sequence GTGAGCCTGCTGCGACGGGCCCGCGACTGGGCCGAACTACTGCGTGTCTCGGCTCTGTTCACCGTTCCCGGCGACGCCCTCGCCGGTGTCGCGGCGGCCGGTGCCCGGCCCGGGCGCGGCACGGCCCTGGTGATCGGTTCCTCGCTGTGCCTGTACGAGGCAGGCATGGCGCTCAACGACTGGGCGGACCGGGCGGAGGACGCGGTGGACCGGCCGCACCGGCCGATCCCCTCCGGCCGGATCGCACCGCGCGCCGCGCTCGCGGCGGCGGGCGCCCTGACGGCGGCCGGTCTGGCCCTGGCGGCTGTGGCGGGACGCCGCCCGCTGGCGGTGTCGGCGGCGATCGCCGCCACCGTGTGGGCGTACGACCTGAGGCTGAAGCACACCGTCGCGGGTCCGGTCGCCATGGGCGCGGCCCGTTCGCTGGATGTCCTGCTGGGCGCGTCGGCGACCCCGGAGGCCCGGGGGCCGGGCGCCGTGCTGCCCGCCGCCCTCGCGCTCGGAGCGCACACCGCTGCCGTCACCACCGTCTCGCGCGGGGAGACCCAGGGCGGTGCCCTGGCCGCGCCCCTGGCGGCGCTGGCGACCGCGACAACGCTGTCGGCGGCGTTGATCCGCCCACCGCACCGCCCGGGTGCCCCGCCGCGGCCCGGAGTACGGGTCCCGACGCGATCCGCAGCCGGCCCCGCCGGAGTGCGCGCCGCGGAGCTCATCGCACCTGTCTGCGGTGGGTCCGGGGACCTGACGCAGGCCCGTACCGGGAGCGGTCGGGTGGATCCGGCCGGGCGCCTGGTCGTCGCGGGGCTCGCCGCCGCGTACCTCGCCACCACCGGGCGTCCTGCTTGGCATGCTCTGCTCAATCCTTCGCCGCCACTCACCCAGCGTGCCGTCGGCGGCGGCATCCGCGCCATGATCCCCCTCCAGTCCGCCCTCGCCGCCCGCGCCGGTGACCCGCTGACCGCCCTCGCCGTCGCCGCGCTGGCCCCCCTCGCCCGGCTGCTCGCCCGGAAGGTGAGCCCCACATGA
- a CDS encoding inositol-3-phosphate synthase: MTTTSSESATARTGVWFVGARGSVATTAVAGCAAVTAGLHAPTGMVTETPPFAGAGLPALSSLVFGGHDTASCPLPKRAEALTEAGVLPHGLVGAITAELAAADAEIRTGGPGPGDTRDDEEIIAGFAADIAGFTRRMGVARTVVVNVSSTEPLPAPGDPRLPASSLYAAAAVRAGCGYVNFTPSTGLRTPVLAAAVAASGLPHAGRDGKTGQTLLRSVLAPMFVQRALNVRAWSGTNLLGGGDGAALADPAAAAAKNAGKERVLADALGAAPEGEVHIDDVPALGDWKTAWDHIAFDGFLGSRMILQTTWQGCDSALAAPLVLDLARLVARAHEAGIGGALPQLGFYFKDPDGRSVALAEQFEELLAFAGRLGAGA; this comes from the coding sequence GTGACGACGACCAGCAGCGAATCGGCCACAGCGCGCACCGGAGTCTGGTTCGTCGGGGCACGCGGCTCCGTCGCGACCACCGCGGTCGCGGGGTGCGCGGCGGTGACCGCGGGCCTGCACGCCCCGACCGGGATGGTCACGGAGACGCCGCCCTTCGCGGGGGCCGGACTGCCCGCGCTGTCCTCGCTCGTGTTCGGCGGGCACGACACCGCGAGCTGCCCGCTGCCCAAACGTGCCGAGGCGCTCACCGAGGCGGGCGTGCTGCCCCATGGGCTCGTCGGCGCGATCACGGCGGAACTGGCCGCCGCCGACGCGGAGATCAGGACCGGCGGCCCGGGACCCGGCGACACCCGCGACGACGAGGAGATCATCGCGGGCTTCGCCGCCGACATCGCGGGCTTCACCCGCCGCATGGGGGTCGCCCGTACGGTCGTCGTCAACGTGTCGTCCACGGAGCCGCTGCCCGCGCCCGGTGATCCCCGGCTGCCCGCGAGTTCCCTGTACGCGGCCGCGGCGGTCCGCGCGGGGTGCGGATACGTCAACTTCACCCCGTCCACCGGCCTGCGCACCCCCGTCCTGGCCGCCGCCGTCGCCGCGAGCGGGCTTCCCCACGCTGGCCGCGACGGCAAGACGGGCCAGACCCTGCTGCGGTCCGTGCTCGCCCCGATGTTCGTGCAGCGCGCGCTGAACGTACGGGCCTGGTCCGGTACGAACCTGCTCGGCGGCGGCGACGGCGCCGCCCTCGCGGACCCGGCCGCGGCGGCGGCCAAGAACGCGGGCAAGGAGCGCGTCCTCGCCGACGCGCTCGGCGCCGCTCCCGAGGGCGAGGTGCACATCGACGACGTGCCGGCACTCGGCGACTGGAAGACGGCCTGGGACCACATCGCCTTCGACGGTTTCCTCGGCTCGCGGATGATCCTCCAGACCACCTGGCAGGGGTGCGACTCGGCGCTGGCCGCGCCCCTCGTGCTCGACCTCGCCCGGCTCGTCGCCCGCGCACACGAGGCGGGGATCGGCGGGGCGCTGCCGCAACTGGGCTTCTACTTCAAGGATCCGGACGGACGGTCCGTCGCCCTCGCCGAGCAGTTCGAGGAACTGCTGGCCTTCGCGGGCCGGCTGGGGGCGGGCGCGTGA